Proteins encoded in a region of the Deltaproteobacteria bacterium genome:
- the gcvT gene encoding glycine cleavage system aminomethyltransferase GcvT: MTELKKTLFHDRHVALGAKMVEFGGWDMPVLYPTGIIGEHLATRKGAGLFDVSHMGRFIVRGKGALKFLQHVLTNNAEALDIRTAGAQYTLIPTPTGGAVDDAYLYRFVEEEYLLVVNAANREKDWDHLVPLSREFDDVELTDQSEGIVMLALQGPRSRALMEEIITAGRLPEPMRNAVSQVTVSGALVKVSRTGYTGEPLCFELFADRKDGLMLWDLILSRGATPIGLGARDTLRLEAGLPLYGHELGHDRDGREIPAMACPLSRFAVSFSPLKGDFIGREALTRQQAALKHILSGDFSTIQNLPRMIRHLAVIGRGIAREGATLFKGNKEVGYVTSGTAVPLWRVEGEGLESRLVEEHELRSIALCYIDSDIPDAERLSVEIRGKRVDAVVVPFHMRSEAPPYARPILLDYSPAGHDLPSNDRPSLARRLMEKAVRNTVWRQQECINLIPSEMTLSPMARLLSVMDPAFRYAEHRKSPAFYQADIFYYQGTRFIGEVEELVEREMKAFLGCGEVETRLISGQMANTAVFSAMVDYLNRADRKQEPRRIRQVMNNHIGKGGHLSAQPMGALKDYVARDPRTERPAVVNFPVLVDNPFRMDVPATLKLIDRYRPELIIFGKSMILHKEPVSEIRQFLDDQGIPSIVMYDMAHVLGLIGPHFQEPFAEGADLVTGSTHKTYFGTQRGVVGCAFEEQDERYPLWESLLRRAFPGSVSNHHLGTLLGLLMAAYEMNHFKDAYQPMVIANAKAFARALKETGLEVAGDPDIDFTETHQVVVDVGYSRGPEIADRLEANNIICNYQANTDEEGFTASGALRLGVSEMTRFGMAPADFQALAQLMHDVIVNNAGVLDQVLKLREQFRELRFCFKGDEYEDLIQGLHQLIA; the protein is encoded by the coding sequence ATGACCGAACTGAAAAAAACGCTGTTCCACGATCGACACGTGGCCTTGGGCGCCAAAATGGTGGAATTCGGGGGCTGGGACATGCCCGTTTTGTATCCGACCGGCATTATTGGAGAACACCTGGCCACCCGGAAGGGGGCCGGACTCTTTGACGTATCCCATATGGGCCGGTTCATCGTCCGGGGCAAGGGGGCCCTCAAATTTCTCCAGCATGTCCTCACCAACAACGCAGAGGCCCTCGACATCCGGACAGCGGGCGCCCAGTACACCCTCATCCCCACTCCCACGGGCGGGGCCGTGGACGACGCCTATCTCTACCGGTTTGTGGAGGAGGAATATCTGTTGGTGGTCAATGCAGCCAACCGGGAAAAGGACTGGGATCACCTGGTCCCCCTGTCAAGGGAATTTGATGATGTGGAATTGACCGACCAGAGTGAAGGGATCGTCATGCTCGCCCTTCAGGGACCCCGGTCCCGCGCCCTGATGGAAGAGATCATCACGGCGGGTCGCCTTCCTGAACCGATGCGCAATGCGGTCAGCCAGGTGACCGTTTCCGGCGCCTTGGTAAAGGTCTCCAGAACCGGATATACGGGCGAACCCCTCTGCTTTGAACTCTTTGCCGACCGAAAGGACGGACTTATGCTGTGGGACCTGATCCTGTCCAGGGGCGCCACACCCATCGGTCTGGGGGCCCGGGATACCCTCCGCCTGGAGGCAGGACTCCCCCTCTACGGCCACGAACTGGGCCACGACCGTGACGGCAGGGAGATCCCTGCCATGGCCTGCCCCCTCTCCAGATTCGCCGTGAGCTTTTCCCCGCTCAAAGGGGACTTCATCGGGAGGGAGGCCCTGACCCGGCAGCAGGCCGCCCTCAAGCACATCCTGTCCGGGGATTTTTCCACCATTCAGAACCTCCCCCGCATGATCCGGCACCTGGCCGTCATCGGCCGGGGAATCGCCCGGGAAGGGGCCACGCTCTTTAAGGGGAACAAGGAGGTGGGATATGTGACCAGCGGGACCGCGGTCCCCCTCTGGCGCGTGGAAGGGGAAGGCCTCGAATCCAGACTGGTCGAGGAGCATGAACTCCGTTCCATCGCCCTCTGCTACATTGACAGCGATATCCCGGATGCCGAACGCCTCTCTGTGGAGATTCGCGGCAAGAGGGTGGATGCCGTGGTGGTGCCGTTTCACATGCGGTCGGAGGCCCCCCCCTATGCCCGGCCCATCCTGTTGGATTATTCACCGGCAGGGCATGACCTTCCTTCCAACGACCGGCCGTCCCTGGCTAGGCGGCTTATGGAAAAGGCCGTCCGCAACACCGTATGGCGGCAGCAGGAATGCATCAACCTGATCCCCTCTGAAATGACCCTCTCCCCCATGGCCCGCCTCCTTTCGGTGATGGACCCGGCCTTCCGCTATGCAGAGCATAGAAAATCCCCGGCCTTCTACCAGGCGGACATCTTTTATTACCAGGGGACCCGGTTCATCGGTGAAGTGGAAGAGCTGGTGGAAAGAGAGATGAAGGCCTTTTTAGGGTGCGGGGAGGTGGAGACACGGCTCATCAGCGGTCAGATGGCCAACACGGCCGTGTTCAGCGCCATGGTGGACTACCTCAACCGGGCCGATCGCAAACAGGAGCCGAGACGGATCCGTCAGGTCATGAACAACCATATCGGTAAGGGGGGCCACTTGAGCGCCCAGCCCATGGGGGCCTTGAAGGACTATGTGGCCCGGGATCCCCGGACCGAGAGACCGGCAGTGGTCAACTTCCCTGTCCTCGTTGACAACCCCTTTCGGATGGATGTCCCGGCCACCCTGAAACTGATCGATCGCTACCGGCCCGAACTCATTATCTTCGGCAAGAGCATGATCCTCCATAAGGAACCGGTGTCGGAGATCCGGCAGTTCCTGGACGATCAGGGGATCCCGTCCATCGTGATGTACGACATGGCCCACGTACTGGGTCTCATCGGTCCTCACTTTCAGGAGCCCTTTGCCGAGGGGGCGGACCTGGTCACCGGCTCTACCCACAAGACCTATTTCGGTACCCAGCGGGGGGTGGTGGGCTGTGCTTTCGAGGAACAGGATGAGCGATACCCCCTCTGGGAGTCTCTCCTGAGGCGGGCCTTTCCCGGATCCGTGTCCAACCATCACCTGGGAACCCTCCTGGGTCTCCTTATGGCCGCCTATGAGATGAACCATTTTAAAGATGCCTATCAACCCATGGTCATTGCCAATGCCAAGGCCTTTGCCCGGGCACTCAAGGAGACGGGGCTGGAGGTGGCCGGGGACCCGGACATCGACTTCACCGAGACCCACCAGGTGGTGGTGGATGTGGGGTACAGCCGGGGGCCGGAGATTGCAGACCGTCTGGAGGCCAACAACATCATCTGTAATTACCAGGCCAATACCGACGAGGAAGGGTTCACCGCCTCCGGGGCCCTCAGACTGGGGGTATCGGAGATGACCCGGTTCGGCATGGCGCCTGCGGATTTTCAAGCACTCGCCCAGTTGATGCATGATGTGATTGTCAACAATGCCGGCGTGTTGGATCAGGTCCTGAAGTTACGGGAGCAATTCCGGGAATTGAGGTTCTGTTTTAAGGGCGATGAATACGAAGACCTGATCCAGGGACTGCACCAGCTCATTGCGTAG
- the gcvH gene encoding glycine cleavage system protein GcvH — MKEISELNLPDDLRYAQDHEWARIEGDTVRVGLDDYAQDQLGDIVFVELPQVGAAFKKGAEFSTVESVKAVVECYLPVSGKITAVNKALEDAPELVNQSPYGDGWFVEVSPDDISEWDTLMTAEACLEKLKGAA; from the coding sequence ATGAAGGAAATCAGTGAACTCAACCTGCCGGACGATCTCCGGTATGCACAAGACCATGAATGGGCCAGAATCGAAGGGGACACGGTCCGGGTGGGCCTGGACGACTATGCCCAGGACCAGCTGGGCGATATCGTGTTTGTGGAACTGCCCCAGGTGGGGGCTGCGTTTAAGAAAGGGGCTGAATTCTCAACCGTAGAATCGGTCAAGGCCGTGGTGGAGTGCTACCTTCCGGTTTCCGGAAAAATCACCGCGGTCAACAAGGCCCTGGAGGACGCCCCGGAACTGGTGAACCAGAGCCCCTACGGGGACGGCTGGTTTGTGGAGGTGAGCCCGGACGATATATCGGAGTGGGACACCCTTATGACGGCCGAGGCGTGCCTCGAAAAGCTGAAAGGAGCGGCGTAA